The proteins below are encoded in one region of Legionella antarctica:
- a CDS encoding Coq4 family protein — MLKKLYKNKFFRKILAWRALFYFVEKSPNEINTIKYLYFLSDSNKIRKNKMVSSMKADEHCRALIDGRRRLECFSDTTQLKNCNENTLGFLYAKHLEENNIIEVVPMNQRIFSDYQYIVHPIITTHDIYHVVLGRGVSFNDEGAVAAFTVAQIPHYMPANFHIAAGILRVVCKEDFDLSVSYSVMYDAVMQGRKAKQLFSVNWDEWINTDIMELRAFLNIDRFD, encoded by the coding sequence ATGCTTAAAAAATTATATAAAAATAAATTTTTTAGAAAGATACTTGCATGGAGGGCACTTTTTTATTTTGTTGAAAAATCACCGAATGAAATCAACACGATAAAGTATCTGTACTTTTTGTCAGACTCTAACAAAATAAGAAAAAATAAAATGGTATCCTCTATGAAAGCCGATGAGCATTGTCGCGCGTTAATTGATGGGCGCAGAAGGCTGGAATGTTTTTCGGATACAACTCAATTAAAAAATTGCAATGAAAATACACTTGGATTTTTATACGCAAAACATCTGGAAGAAAATAACATAATTGAAGTAGTTCCAATGAATCAAAGGATATTCAGCGATTATCAATATATTGTGCATCCTATTATTACTACGCATGATATTTACCATGTCGTGCTGGGGAGAGGTGTAAGCTTTAATGATGAAGGCGCGGTAGCTGCTTTCACGGTGGCCCAGATACCACACTATATGCCAGCAAACTTCCACATTGCAGCTGGCATTTTAAGAGTGGTCTGTAAGGAAGATTTCGATTTATCCGTGTCTTACAGTGTCATGTATGATGCTGTGATGCAGGGCAGAAAAGCCAAGCAGCTATTTTCAGTGAACTGGGATGAATGGATAAATACAGATATTATGGAGCTGCGTGCATTTTTAAATATTGATAGGTTTGATTGA
- a CDS encoding alpha/beta fold hydrolase codes for MSTKELNISGLSIACKVWGHPENPPIIALHGWLDNANSFAPLAPFLENNYYFIAVDWPGHGHSSHIPQSSNYHFIDGILTVVQIIDALKLDKVHLLGHSMGACLASIIGGIAPDRFLSLSLIEGLGPFSHPEKTACKQLSAYLKHLTQTNTKKAKGYSQFESAALARSLKGYVSLDIAKILCERGLIEKQGSFYWRHDRRLLVPSPLRMTERQIISCLEQISAPTLLIWASKGFSFNSKLMQGRIKAIDHLKIKHLDGGHHIHMEQPEVVCKLLTDFYLSL; via the coding sequence ATGAGCACAAAAGAATTAAACATCTCTGGTTTATCCATTGCCTGCAAAGTTTGGGGGCATCCTGAGAACCCACCCATTATTGCACTTCATGGCTGGCTGGATAATGCAAACAGCTTTGCTCCGCTTGCACCATTTTTAGAAAATAATTATTATTTTATCGCAGTAGACTGGCCAGGTCATGGCCACTCCTCCCATATCCCTCAAAGTAGTAATTACCATTTCATTGACGGAATATTGACTGTAGTTCAAATTATTGATGCCTTAAAACTAGATAAAGTTCATTTATTAGGCCATTCCATGGGGGCCTGCTTAGCAAGTATCATAGGCGGAATAGCCCCGGATCGTTTTTTATCCCTTAGTTTGATTGAAGGTTTAGGTCCATTTTCTCATCCTGAAAAAACTGCATGCAAACAGTTATCTGCCTATTTAAAACACCTTACCCAAACAAATACTAAAAAGGCCAAAGGGTATAGTCAATTTGAAAGTGCCGCACTTGCACGCTCTTTAAAAGGGTACGTCTCTCTGGATATTGCTAAAATATTATGCGAAAGAGGTCTCATAGAAAAACAGGGTTCTTTTTACTGGCGACATGATCGGAGATTATTAGTACCCTCCCCTTTACGTATGACAGAAAGGCAAATTATTTCTTGCCTAGAGCAAATTAGTGCTCCAACCTTGTTAATATGGGCAAGCAAAGGATTTTCATTTAACTCAAAACTTATGCAAGGACGAATAAAAGCGATTGATCATTTGAAAATCAAGCATTTGGATGGGGGGCATCATATTCATATGGAGCAGCCAGAAGTTGTTTGCAAACTCCTGACTGATTTTTATCTTTCGTTATAA
- a CDS encoding endonuclease/exonuclease/phosphatase family protein, translating to MHKAVNSISLITYNIHKGFGVGAVRFLLPEMRAAITGLNPDFVFLQEVQGKHRRRAKRIDSWPEAPQFEYIAENIWPHYIYAKNAVYQSGHHGNAILSKYPFDSFENINLSNINRASRGILHSQLKIDNATIHLLCVHLGLFKAERAEQCKALMKRIKDVVPQDEPLLMAGDFNDWRTIISKTLADDLNIEEAFVTVEGQHARSFPAIRPALCVDRVYFRGMKVQAVACLHGKPWRMLSDHLPLYARFELL from the coding sequence ATGCATAAAGCTGTGAACAGCATATCGCTGATAACATACAACATCCATAAAGGATTTGGTGTGGGCGCAGTGCGTTTTTTACTTCCCGAAATGCGTGCTGCCATTACCGGATTAAATCCAGATTTTGTTTTTTTACAAGAAGTGCAGGGGAAACATAGGAGAAGAGCAAAACGAATAGACTCCTGGCCGGAAGCTCCTCAATTTGAATATATTGCTGAAAACATATGGCCGCATTATATTTACGCCAAAAATGCGGTATATCAATCTGGACATCATGGAAATGCTATTTTAAGTAAATATCCTTTTGACAGTTTTGAGAATATAAATCTATCAAATATTAACAGAGCTTCCAGAGGAATATTACACAGCCAGTTGAAAATAGATAACGCCACAATTCATTTATTATGTGTGCATCTGGGGCTTTTTAAGGCAGAGCGTGCTGAACAATGTAAAGCATTAATGAAACGCATCAAAGATGTGGTTCCTCAAGATGAGCCGTTGTTAATGGCTGGTGACTTTAACGATTGGCGTACAATTATTTCCAAAACTCTGGCTGATGATTTGAATATAGAAGAAGCTTTTGTCACGGTTGAGGGACAGCATGCCCGTTCTTTTCCGGCAATCAGACCTGCATTATGTGTCGATCGAGTCTATTTCCGGGGGATGAAAGTACAAGCGGTTGCCTGTTTGCATGGTAAACCCTGGCGTATGTTATCCGATCATTTACCTTTATATGCCCGTTTTGAGTTGCTATAA